The sequence AAGGAGACCGAGATGCTCGACATCGCCGAAGAGCTCGACCGCTGGGCCGGGCAGGGACGCGATTTCGCCGTGGCCACCGTCGTCGCCGTCGGCGGCAGCGCGCCCCGCCAGCCGGGGGCCGCACTGGCCGTCGACCGCGACGGCACGGCGATCGGCTCGGTCTCCGGCGGGTGCGTGGAGGGCGCGGTGTACGAACTGTGCCAACAGGCCCTCGACGACGGCACCACCGTGCTCGAACGCTTCGGCTACAGCGACGAGGACGCCTTCGCGGTCGGCCTGACCTGCGGCGGCGTCATCGACATCCTGGTGACCCCGGTCCGGGCGGACGACCCCGCCCGCCCGGTGTTCACCGCCGCGCTCGCCGCCGCCGCGCAGGGGGAGGCGGCGGCGGTCGCCCGGATCACCGAAGGGCCCGCCGAACTCCTCGGCCGGCCCCTCCTGGTGCGCCCCGACGGCACCTACGAGGGCGGGCTCGGCGGACACCCCGAACTGAACCGCACCGCCGTCGCCGAGACCCGCGCCATGCTGGACCAGGGCCGCACCGGCACCCTCACCATCGGCGCCGACGGCTCGCGCTGCGGGCAGCCCCTCACGCTGCTCGTGGAGTCCAGCGTCCCGCCGCCCCGGATGATCGTGTTCGGGGCCATCGACTTCGCCTCGGCCCTGGTCCGCGCCGGGAAGTTCCTCGGCTACCACGTCACGGTGTGCGACGCCCGGCCCGTCTTCGCGACGAAGGCCCGCTTCCCGGACGCCGACGAGCTGGTCGTCGACTGGCCGCACCGCTATCTGGCCGGCACCTCCGTGGACAGCCGCACGGTCCTGTGCGTCCTCACGCACGACGCCAAGTTCGACGTGCCCCTGCTGGAGGCGGCGCTCAAGCTGCCCGTCGCGTACGTCGGCGCGATGGGCTCCCGCCGCACCCACCTCCAGCGCAACGAACGGCTCCGCGAGGCCGGGGTCACCGAACTGGAACTGGCCCGCCTGCACTCGCCGATCGGCCTCGACCTCGGAGCCCGTACGCCCGAGGAGACGGCCCTGTCGATCGCCGCCGAGATCATCGCCGTCCGGCGCGGCGGCAGCGGCGCCCCGCTCACCGGCGCGCACACCCCGATCCACCACCCCGGAGGGCTGCCCCCGGCGGGCCGCATCGGCTCGGTGGCCTGAAGTGGCGCGAACTCGCCCCGGCCGCGCGGTGTCCGTGTCCGGCGGGTAGCCGCCACGGCACATTCACGCCAGGCGCGGACCGTCCCACGGCGGCGGGTTTGCCGGTAGATCATCAGCATGACATTCACCCCCTCCACCGCGACCGGCAGGGCGAGACCCGCTCGCGCCGGGCGACGCACCCTCCTCATAGCCACCGCCGCGGCCCTGATGAGCGGCGCGCTGCTCCCCGTCACGGGCACCACGTACGCCGCCCCCGCTTCCCCCACCACGGCAACCACCCCCGCCGCGAAGCCCGTTCAGCGCTACGACATCACCCTCGTCACCGGCGACGTCGTCCACTACACGGACGGCACGGGCAAGCAGGACACCGTCACCGTGGACCGCCCCGAGGGCGCGACCGGCGGCGTCCACGTCCAGCAGGCCGGGGACGACATCTACGTCCTGCCCGACGAGGCGCAGAGCCTGCTCGCGGCCGGAAAGCTCGACCGCCGCCTCTTCAACGTCTCGGCGCTCGCGAAGATGGGCTACGACGACAAGTCGACCGGCGGCATCCCGCTCATCGCCACCTACCCGGCGTCCACGGCCCGTTCGCTGCCCGTCGCCCCGCGCGGCAGCAAGGCCGTACGACAGCTGGAGTCCATCCACGGCGCCGCCCTCAAGGCCGGCAAGGACACCGCGCGCTCCTTCTGGAACGACATCGCGCGCACCGCCACGGCCCGTTCGCTGGACAACGGCATCGCCAAGCTCTGGCTCGACGGCCGCGCCGAGGCCGCGCTCAAGGACTCCGTGCCGCAGATCAACGCCCCGCAGGCCTGGGCCGAGGGTTATGACGGCAAGGGCATCAAGGTCGCCGTCCTGGACACCGGCATCGACGAGGACCACCCGGACGTCAAGGACCGCATCCTGGAGACGAAGAGCTTCGTGCCGGGCGAGGAGGTCGACGACAAGAACGGCCACGGTACGCACGTCGCCTCCACCATCGCCGGCTCCGGCGCCGCGTCCGACGGCGTCAACAAGGGCGTCGCCCCCGGGGCCGGGCTGCTCGTCGGCAAGGTCCTGAGCAACGAGGGCTCCGGCGCCGACTCCGGCATCATCGAGGCCATGGAGTGGGCCAAGGCGGAGGGCGCCGACGTCGTCTCCATGAGCCTCGGCTCACCGGTCGCCGACGACGGCACCGACCCCATGTCCCAGGCCGTCAACACCCTCTCCGCGGACGGCGGCCCGCTCTTCGTGATCGCCGCGGGCAACGCGTACGGCGCCGGCACCATCGGCTCGCCCGGCTCGGCCGACAAGGCGCTCACCGTCGCCGCCGTCGACAAGCAGGACGGCCGCGCGGACTTCTCGTCCATGGGCCCGCTGGTGCGCACCTACGCCCTGAAGCCGGACCTGTCCGCGCCCGGCGTCGACATCAACGCCGCCGCCTCGCAGTCGGTCCCCGGCATCGAGGGCATGTACCAGTCGATGTCCGGTACGTCGATGGCCACCCCGCACGTCGCGGGCGCCGCCGCCATCCTCAAGCAGCGCCACCCCGACTGGACCGGCCAACGCATCAAGGACGCGCTGATGAGCTCGTCCAAGGTGCTGCCCGACTACACCCCGTACGAGCAGGGCACCGGCCGGGTCGATGTGAAGACCGCCGTCGACACGACCGTCGAGGCCACCGGCTCCGTCGCGGTCGCCGCGTACGACTGGCCGCACAGCGCCTCCGACCCGGTCGCCGAACGGACCATCACCTACCGCAACACGGGCACCGCCGACGTCACCCTCGACCTGGCGACGGACAGCGACTCGGACGCGTACACGCTCTCGGTGAAGAAGCTGACCGTCCCGGCCGGCTCCACCGCCGAGGCCGTCCTCACGCTCGACCCGTCGAAAACCGCCGCGGGCACGACGTTCTCCGGCCAGGTGATCGCCAAGGACGCCTCCGGCGCCGTCGTCGCGCACACCGGCTTCGCGCTCACCAAGGAGCAGGAGCTGTACGACCTCACGCTCCGGCTGCGCGACCGCTCCGGCAAGCCCATGGACGGCACCG is a genomic window of Streptomyces sp. NBC_00708 containing:
- a CDS encoding S8 family serine peptidase, which encodes MTFTPSTATGRARPARAGRRTLLIATAAALMSGALLPVTGTTYAAPASPTTATTPAAKPVQRYDITLVTGDVVHYTDGTGKQDTVTVDRPEGATGGVHVQQAGDDIYVLPDEAQSLLAAGKLDRRLFNVSALAKMGYDDKSTGGIPLIATYPASTARSLPVAPRGSKAVRQLESIHGAALKAGKDTARSFWNDIARTATARSLDNGIAKLWLDGRAEAALKDSVPQINAPQAWAEGYDGKGIKVAVLDTGIDEDHPDVKDRILETKSFVPGEEVDDKNGHGTHVASTIAGSGAASDGVNKGVAPGAGLLVGKVLSNEGSGADSGIIEAMEWAKAEGADVVSMSLGSPVADDGTDPMSQAVNTLSADGGPLFVIAAGNAYGAGTIGSPGSADKALTVAAVDKQDGRADFSSMGPLVRTYALKPDLSAPGVDINAAASQSVPGIEGMYQSMSGTSMATPHVAGAAAILKQRHPDWTGQRIKDALMSSSKVLPDYTPYEQGTGRVDVKTAVDTTVEATGSVAVAAYDWPHSASDPVAERTITYRNTGTADVTLDLATDSDSDAYTLSVKKLTVPAGSTAEAVLTLDPSKTAAGTTFSGQVIAKDASGAVVAHTGFALTKEQELYDLTLRLRDRSGKPMDGTVVLGALGDPNLSPVPVSGETTLRLPPGNYTAWAAADVKGDTADSKAVAFLAVPEIILNKPVTATLDASEARKISVRTPKETETRQLRYDMARTAPDGTVQRDAYQIPLTYDQLWAAPTKKVTEGSFSFLTRWRQGEKLVDLTADGRDVPVTVQSGSPVAEDSRAKLRGVFAGDGAAADYKHLDAKGKAVVIRSSDTVAPADRAAAAIAAGAKALFVVNRGDGRLMESYADWGTTLPIPVATVQRLAGENLIKAARRGEKLTVEQHKFASYVYDLVDRHNGTVPDRSLAFAPATRDLAKIENTFYGHRDVVGGGFRYDIPEYGPGLGFEEYEKFPGTRTEWVNPLPGASFWYENHSQFNEEGSDTALEERGGEMDYRAGSTNKAQWFAPVTRPRLGTAYWGPNRSQYGDIQYNITPWTDAGAGHSGSMPDKEYDTGKVTVYQGDKVLDESPGRAGYIGDLPDEKLPYRLVLDASRDADTWKTSVRTHSEWSFVSGALDPEGPYQVDIPMLQLDYDVATDLAGDVRAGRWTEIGLSSTTQEWLEGAVKATKASLSVSYDDGKTWSPVSLDKDRTGSWTARFKTPKKGAKAVSLKAHAEAAGGLAVDQEIIRAFGLK
- a CDS encoding XdhC family protein → MLDIAEELDRWAGQGRDFAVATVVAVGGSAPRQPGAALAVDRDGTAIGSVSGGCVEGAVYELCQQALDDGTTVLERFGYSDEDAFAVGLTCGGVIDILVTPVRADDPARPVFTAALAAAAQGEAAAVARITEGPAELLGRPLLVRPDGTYEGGLGGHPELNRTAVAETRAMLDQGRTGTLTIGADGSRCGQPLTLLVESSVPPPRMIVFGAIDFASALVRAGKFLGYHVTVCDARPVFATKARFPDADELVVDWPHRYLAGTSVDSRTVLCVLTHDAKFDVPLLEAALKLPVAYVGAMGSRRTHLQRNERLREAGVTELELARLHSPIGLDLGARTPEETALSIAAEIIAVRRGGSGAPLTGAHTPIHHPGGLPPAGRIGSVA